GCGTTCCGCCTGGTCGGCCGAGGTGTACCGCAGCTCGATGCCGCACTCGGCGGCCGTGCGGAGCCTGTCCTCGTTGAGGTCGACGATCGTGACGGACGCGGCGCCCGTGCGCGTGGCGAGCTGCGCCATGAGCAGGCCCATCGTGCCCGAGCCGTAGACGAGCACGTGGTCGCCCAGACGGCGCGGCAGGACGTCCCACCCTCGGATGGCGCACGCGAGCGGCTCGATGAGCGCGGCCTCGAACAGGTCGGTCTCGGGCCTCAGCCTGTAGACGTTCCCGGCGGGGGCCGTGAAGTACTGCTGGGATGCGCCGTCGGAGGCGACCACTCCGAGACCGTTCCAGAAGCGGCAGAGGTTCTGATGCCCGTTGAGACAGAACTCGCACTCGCCGCAGGTCGTGCTGGGGTTGACGGCCACATGGTCTCCGACCCGGAAGTCGAACACGCCGTCGTTGACGGCCTCGCCCAGCGCGACGATCGTGCCCGTCGCCTCGTGGCCCGGCACGAGAGGGAACACGGTCCCCTCGAACTCGCCGTCGAAGACGTGCGTGTCGGTGCCGCAGATCCCGACCGCTGCGGTCTCGATGAGGATCTCCTTGTCGCCGGGAACGGGCTTCTCCCGCTCCTCGAGGGCGAGCTCGCCCTCCGCTGTGAAGACAATCGCGCGCATCTCTGCTCCCGTTCGGGTCGCCCGCCCTCGATGGCGGACGTTCGGTGTCGTGTGCCCGTGCTCTCGCCGCGTCGCTCGAGCCGTGAGGGCTTCGGGGCCGTACCCCATGTGATGTTTCGCCAGTTTCCTTACCAGCTCACGTTAGAAACACCATAAGTTGCGATATGCTCGCTGTCAATCATCACCCGACGATGCGTGTGAAGAGGGTCTGCTCAGGGAGGAGCGGGCTCTCGACGGCAGGGAGGACACCTCATATGACCACCGGACCATCGAGCGTGCCGAAGACGATGCGGGCCGGCGTGCTCGTCGCGGCGAAGAGCATCGAGCTTCACGAGCGGCCCGTGCCGCGGCCGGCCGACGACGAGGTGCTCGTCCGGGTGACCGCCGTCGGGGTCTGCGGCTCGGACGTCCACTTCTACCGCGACGGACACCTCGGGGACTGGACGCTGGACGGCCCGCTCGTCCTCGGCCACGAGGCCGGCGGCGTCATCGCCGCAGTGGGAGCGGCAGTCGACCCCTCGCGCATCGGGGAGCGGGTGTCGATCGAGCCCCAGCATCCGACCCCGACGTCGGCGGAGACCCTTCGCGGCGCCTACAACCTCGACCCCGGCATCCGCTTCTACGCCATCCCGGGCACCGACGGTGCGTTCCAGGAGTACGCGGTCATCCAGGGGCATTTCGCCCACCGCGTCCCCGACGCGGTCTCCGACCACGCCTCGGCCCTGCTCGAGCCCCTCTCGGTCGCCGTCGCGACCGCCCGCAAGGCCGCCTTCGCCGCCGGGGAGAGGGTCCTCATCACGGGCGCGGGCCCCGTCGGCCTCGCCGTCGCACAGGTCGCCCGCGCGTCGGGCGCGAGCGAGGTGCTCGTCTCGGACATCAGCGAGGCCCGCCGCGCGAGCGCGCTCCGGTTCGGCGCGACGGCCGCCCTCGATCCCGTCGGCGACGCCGAGGGGCTGGCAGGCGCCGGAGTCGACGCCTTCGTCGACGCATCGGGCGCGGCGAGCGCCGTGCGATCCGGCCTCGAGGGCCTGCGCCCCGGCGGTCGCGCCGTGCTCGTCGGGATGGGCCTGCCGGAGATCCCCTTCCCCGTCACCCGCATCCAGAACAAGGAGCTGACCCTCACGGGCATCTTCCGCTACGCCAACACGTGGCCGGCGGCCATCGCGCTCGTCGCCTC
This window of the Microbacterium sp. AB genome carries:
- a CDS encoding zinc-dependent alcohol dehydrogenase family protein; translated protein: MRAIVFTAEGELALEEREKPVPGDKEILIETAAVGICGTDTHVFDGEFEGTVFPLVPGHEATGTIVALGEAVNDGVFDFRVGDHVAVNPSTTCGECEFCLNGHQNLCRFWNGLGVVASDGASQQYFTAPAGNVYRLRPETDLFEAALIEPLACAIRGWDVLPRRLGDHVLVYGSGTMGLLMAQLATRTGAASVTIVDLNEDRLRTAAECGIELRYTSADQAEREKWDVVIDCTGNIRAIEDALTRVKPAGFFQDFGVAPADRTAQFSPFRVYRDEISIVGTMAVLNSFGRAVEMFEAGAINAKAMISHSFVLDDYAEALDLFRKGDGRKLQIRPNDTESRVLIP
- a CDS encoding NAD(P)-dependent alcohol dehydrogenase, which gives rise to MTTGPSSVPKTMRAGVLVAAKSIELHERPVPRPADDEVLVRVTAVGVCGSDVHFYRDGHLGDWTLDGPLVLGHEAGGVIAAVGAAVDPSRIGERVSIEPQHPTPTSAETLRGAYNLDPGIRFYAIPGTDGAFQEYAVIQGHFAHRVPDAVSDHASALLEPLSVAVATARKAAFAAGERVLITGAGPVGLAVAQVARASGASEVLVSDISEARRASALRFGATAALDPVGDAEGLAGAGVDAFVDASGAASAVRSGLEGLRPGGRAVLVGMGLPEIPFPVTRIQNKELTLTGIFRYANTWPAAIALVASGLVDLDGMVTGTYGLDRVQDALESTADPHTIKSIVEPQA